From the genome of Ostrinia nubilalis chromosome 1, ilOstNubi1.1, whole genome shotgun sequence:
AGTTAACCGTGAGCCCCGCTCGTAGTCAAGACTGAGTTTTCCAGTACATCGTGGGCGACAGACCAGCCCTCGCCTACGCACTGTATTCACAGTCGAGATGAGTCTCGAAACCACTCGTTCATTgagcttagtttaaaaggaaaaTACGTAATGACGTATTTCAGCAAATAATGGCGGTTTTGTAATAAAGGACGATTTAGACGTCGAAAATACAATTTACAGGAATTCTGCTttctatctacactaatatcaCAAAGAGGTAAGGTCTTTTATGTAAGCTTTTGTATTATTCAGTGACTCTGAGAAAAGCCAGTAAAGGTAAAAGGTAAATTAAGCTTTATGATTTGCTTATCGCTATAATACAGAAAACCGCTGATTGAGATAACCAACGTATACTCGTAGTATTTGGTTTTTCATGATTACTTTCAAAGTAGAtcggcttcatcatcatcatcatcaacagccctttacagtccactccTCCACTATCGCCACAATATTGATCGGCTTAGTAACTAAAACAGAATAAATTTTGAAATCTTACAGAATATGTTTTAACAAGACTATACgaactaaattaaaatattgatcGTTTTCATCGACACTTGCTACGACTGAACTAAACTCATACAGGCTTTTTCCGGTTATTTCATTATCCTACTTGATACTTGAACCAACTCGATAGAAGCAgcactaataaataaattgtgctCGATGGAGTTGTTAGTTGTTACATTGGGAGCTAAAGGGGAAAGAACCACGTGACACGGGTCGGGTCGTATCGTTTGAGTTGATCTCATGGGACTTCGAGTTACTATGTGAGATTTCGCGGACTGAGTACTTCTGAAAGTAAATGTAATTAAGTAGTTTACTATGTATACCTAATTCTTTACATTTTATCTTATGCAAATATAAATACACATAGAAATTAAATGCAAGAGAAAATAAATGTGAGTTGGGTAAAATTTGCATTGTTAACAGAATGATTAATTGAATTAACGTCAGTTAACGTATTACATTAAATGCGGAAGAGACTTacgtaatttattttgtttttgacttCATTAATGACGTAGGACGTACATTATCAACTAGGAAAATGATCGTAactgtatcaactcgaggcggtcagtgttctttgtatgatACTCCATACTGCACACTTAttcgcaccgtaacgtaaacgcctcacctcgcggttgacagcgcgcgaaaagcgatgacagctcgcgaaaggcgatacggtgtaaTTCTGACCTTGAAGCatgaattttgttaaaatttattctaaCTACATCGTCAAGTATCCAGATTATTTACCCGATAAACAACAGGGACAAATTTAATTATGCAGCGGGTCGATACGCCGCCAGTCGATCCCCGGATGCGTGGGCGGGtgggccgcccacgccgcctcCGCCTATGTCAGGTGTCTCCTAGCTGGAGATATGCTTTCAGGAAAGCCTTTGCCCATGATTGTGAAGGCTGTATGTGAGACACTTTGGCAAAGATCCTTAGGTTTTGGCACTAGTATATTTTAAGTTACTTTGTTAAAAAAGTGTTCAAGTTTTGCGACGAACTTTCCTGGGAACATGGTTTGCGCTCTACATTTCGGTGAGCAGTGGGCAATGAGCGTAAAATATGTTCGTTATAAGAACGAATATGTATAATTTTACtaggaataataataaatttatactTATCCAGACGTAACGTATGTGCAAACAGACTCAATTTAGACAGAAGttgctaaaatgatgatgatgtttaatTTCTTAACATAAGTATCAAAATGTAGACAAGCCCTTTTTTCAAGTTCATAAAATGTGAGCATATCACATACAGATTAACGTTATAAAGATAAGCATAGTATAATTTATTGCCCGTTTAATCGCTTACTTGAAAGCACAATTCCATAAAGCTCATAAGCTCGCGTGCGACCTGAAAGATTTTTTCTTCACACAGCTTCACGCTTACACGCTCGCATTAACATTTTAAGGAAAAAAATTAATGAGCTGTGAGTAAAGGGAATTGTTGAGAGAGCCTTAAACCcttttaataaattttcagTTCATTACCTTTTCTACTAGACCGTTTTCAGGCTCTGAAATTTGACATCACTTGGCAATCCTATGATAAGCTTTTTTAACTGAAGCTCtttgagtaaaagtttttttttgttgtctcTTCTAAAATCATAAACATCACTAAGTACTTAACGACAATGTTACAATATTTACTACCAAGAATACTAGTACTTTCACTTATTAGAATTTTTAAAAGATCTAATTATTAGTAGCAAAAAGACCTTATTGTGCAGTATCTTTTTtacatttctttctttttcttgtcTAGTACGGTGTATAAAGTGTGTTCTATGTATCTAGTCTATACACTTACAAAAATACATGGTCAAATTACCTTTAAGTCAATGGGTTAAAAAAGTGCCAGAACATGACGCAAGTGTAAAAAATCCTTTAAAGCATTTTATCTGCGAGTGATAACGCTCCATTAGATGCAAGTGCGGCAGTCACCCACAAACACAGTGACCCGGCACTCCACCCCACGCCAGAGGGAACCTCACTCACACCGGCTTGTGTCACAGAGTAAATAGGCTGCAGTAAGATAACTGGTCTGTAAATCTTATGAAGAATGTAACTTTCAATGCAAATCTGAATCTATGTAAAGGCACATACTTTAGATAGAAAATGGGAGAAATTCTGTTGAGCGTATTCCGAAAGTCTTCATCAAattgaagatatttttttcttgaatatgcatttatttaaactaACATATTTAAACTAAGATTTTACTTCTTAACACATCTACTACTACATCTTAGCAACAACAGAAAATCCTTAGTGTATTTTCAAGCATCACTGAATTAAGTAAATGCCTACTACGAGGTTATAAGatgtagaaaataaaatttacttacaCAAAATCTTCACATCATATTTATGGATTCTACAATAAATCCATCATCGCAAACATGCACATAAAAGCACACAAAATCCTTGTAAAATCAGCAGCTCGTATTATTCAGCTCAAGAAAAATGCCATCGTTACAATGTTTTCCAGCGAACACGATCATCTGGAAGTGATAACGCTACGCAGACAGCTCACCTACAAACACGGTGACCCAACCCCCACCCTCACCCACACTGGCACACACAAACGTGTAAGGACATAGTGTAAATAGGATACAGTAGACCATCTGCCGATTTCCGGAGTTTGGGGACCATTCTTTCAGATTCTACCTCAATCTTCCATGAGAGAATcatcatttttatttcttacaatCAGTGTGTAGTCACAATAATTACTATTGGCTATTGCGAGTAATGTTCAAATTGATATGAATATAAAAATGGGTGATTGCTGTTATTGAAGTTCCTTGGCTCACACCTGTAAAAATCGTATTTTAAGATTGCTGAAAAAAGACTGAAAAGGGCTGAAATAGTACCTAAGTTTCTTACCCATCTTATGTAATAACTACGTATTTTTCATCTTTTgaataatacaaacaaaatcaaaaatcgaaACAATGGATTTTAAGACCAGATTgttgaattaattttacttcgaatcatcataataatataattttagaaaCCATAATATAGCATTTTTTAGATACCCTATACATTCTGTTAAAAATAACTGCATTCAGCATATTTACTGAAGTCGCTTATTAATTGCAACTTCATCAAGGTAAATTTCAGATTCAGTTTTACTTTCTTTCAAACCGAGAGGAAAAGCTGGGAACCTACTTTTGCTCCCCAAGCAACGCACACAAAAGCAACTGTTTTCATTGCTCTACATCTGTTTACACACACAAGCACACCCGTAGCATGCACAACACTAAAACGCTAGAATTTACGGCTCTGAGTCcgtaataaaatagttttttactTGGCCACGgaattaatgacgtcataattCTAAAGTTTTGCATTTATATCGcgagttaataaattatggcaACATTATTAACTGTGCTTTTCCTGTGATAAGAGATTGAActttttattcataatgttattCTCATATTATTCTATAAACTTCATGCAATTTTAGGTTGCGTTCACTTAGAAATTACTTTGCCATGTAACAAAACAGTATGATTTTTTGATGCGAGGAGCTATTTAGTTGTTGTTAAGCCTAAGCTACTGCTATAGCTGTCAACAATTACGCCCCATAATGCCTGGAGCGAGCCTTAAGTCGCACTGATTTACATAATGACCCCGCTATCAACCTAAGCGACCCCATTTTTTCTTAGCTCGCCGTTTAGTTGGACAAACATTGGGTCTAACATTGTCGTGTTTAGCTAAACGACATCACATGAATAAGTTTCAATGACACCCGTTTGCGGCTTATTGTACCCTTTACTGTCTCTGACAATTCATTGCGTTCTTTGATATGTTACAACCATGACTATGATAAAAATTTGCTTTATCGAATCTAAGATGTAAACTTGTTCACATTTCTGTAACTTGCAAAGTGCATCATCTTTAttatatccggctcgaaggatcaatgtattttaacttaactaaaatatgcttttataTGTGATATTAAAGTCTGTTTTCTTTTGGTTTCAGGTAGCAGCTGTTGACGTCCGCAGTAGCCTATAGGCCACATTCGTTCTAGCCCCAGCTCCTCTCACCCCCTCCAAGATTGCTGCCACTATGGGTCGgaagaaaatacaaatatcCCGGATCACGGACGAGCGGAATCGGCAGGTTTGTACCTTTTTTTATCTCCAACGTTAAAACAAAAGTTGTAAAACGAACAAAATAcatgaacaaaataaaaagagaggaagtttattttgtaaaataatattggaAGTACTGATAACTCAGTGAAAGTTTccctttttatgcaaaatcAAAGCTGTTTAAATTACAATGGTATCTTGGTATCTTTGCGGCCTatagtaaatattaaaaaaaaaacaccaaaTCAGTAATGCATAGACTAGGTACGTTTATTTGCTCATTAAACAACCAAATGTTCATACTGTTATCTTCAACAAATTAACAAAAGGCAAGGTTACTAAGAGAAATGACCTTACATTGGCCTAACAGATGCATCATATCAGCGTGCTCCCAGCAAAACATTATCGCAAAGGACAACGACCGCTCCtgttgtaatttattaattatacaaTTATGCTGCATACCCTGACCAGTTTAACTAGACCCTTTGAACTTCATAAAGTCCATCGCAGTTTATGTAAAAGAGGGGGACGTAACATTCCAGGGAATAATGGTCGAGCAATAGGAGACACAGACGTTGAAATGAAAGTAGCGAAGGTCAATTTACTTTGCAAAGGCTTTGCCTCTCAACATTATGACTTTTGAATCTTTTACTATTCCGTTTACGAATTTCAAAATTGACATCAACTGAAAGCTAATGCGTTAATTACGATTATTTATGTTCACAAAATAATTTTAGCTGTTATGCTTTCACTCGTTTAAATCTGCAATGTTGTGAAACAACCCGATGTAAtacgaattaatttatttgatcGTCCATCTTGATtactttcattagttttaaacaaactattaaaaataattattgtatttgtttttgaaaagtaATTGCCACTAGTAATTATCATtgtaattattgttatttatgacgtcggataatattttttacaatcatAATTAAGGATGTTTCTTGTTTCAAATTAATAATTGTAACGTCACTCTGTGTAAAGTTTTAAATGAGGATAAAATGGGCCTATTATATGACAGTATCGGCACAATGACTCCAGTGGTGCGGAACATAGAATTTTATATCAAACTGACGGATGACACATTGTACTTGAATCGTGcttgaataataattaatattgtagAGAAATACCAATCATACGCAACTGAAACAACACGCTTTTACGAGTACTTAATTTACGAGGTAGGTTTTTAGAAATGaatgacattttaatttaattgatataagAGTGACAAATCAATTTTCAACTAAAAGTACTCCTCtgaatttttttcaatttagttATACTGCATCAGCGGCTTGCTGTTTTTAAGATAAACGAAACATTCAAAGTCACTagacataatttatattattatgacatgGCGTTTATTTTCAATGGGGTCCATCTGACCAACCTGTTGATTGTCCATCTGGTTAGGTTACCTGTAGTTTAATTGATGGATAGACTTTAATATACTTCaactgaattatttttaatgcaaaataGTGTTTTACGACGATGTCATAGACCTAAGTTGACGAGGCATTAATTGCCACGCAAAAAACGTTATTCGTTTGTTATGATATCAATCAAACTCTGTCTAATTTAgcagcaaaaataaaatttaacattCTCTTGGCCTATCTGACAAGCGTGGCGGAGTAGACCAAACCCTCAAATTACAATACCCTAGCAGGGTCCATGTTATGGGTCTATGTCTAATTATGTAAGAACCTCTGTATACCAACATTgagcaataaaaaatttgaatttgaaattatctTTCTCCTGCAGTGGAtgctaaatgacctgatgataatggATGATTTACCGTTTCCAGGTTACGTTCAACAAGCGTAAATTCGGAGTGATGAAGAAAGCTTATGAACTGAGCGTGCTCTGTGACTGTGAGATCGCCCTCATCATCTTCAGCTCCAACAACAAACTCTACCAATATGCCAGCACGGATATGGACAAGGTAAATGATAATTTGCTTGTGTATCTTGCCACTAGCAAGGCTATTGATTCTGAACATTCTGGTTTCAAAGTAGTGTTTTGTATTTTAGgggtttttttctttttaactgATATCATGTTCACTTAAGTGAAAATCATACCTTTAAAATGTAACAGATATTATAAACAACCTGATGTAAATTTTAATCTATGTAACACGGTTTTAGGAGTAAAATGTATTAACATAAAGggtataaaatcattataaaccAAACTTGTATAGTATACTCTTGAGAGTAGTACTCTCAAGAGTATACTATACTCGTAGCACAATCGTATGCAATCGCCATAACATGGTTCGTGATTTGCATATTTGTGGTTTCATTTAAATTGCTAACATTACCCTGAATAAACTTTTCTTGTCGACttaacacaaaaatatattatataacCGTTTACTTATTtagatacatacatatttagtcAAATCATGAAATTTTATATGCCGTGATGTAGTAGGCATTTGTTAGATTTTGTTGTTAACCCAGGatgaatgttttatttttgaatgtCAAACTCATTGAACTTGACATACAATCTTAACAAATACTAGATtgaaaaacaaataactaaataatTGATTGCTAACAGCTAAGTTATTAATAATGTATGTTATTTTATTGATGTGTATGCACAGAAAACCGCTAAGTCTCATAATTTTTCAGGTTCTTTTAAAATACACGGAGTACAACGAGCCGCACGAGTCGCTGACCAACCGCAACATCATCGAGGTACATTAAGTACGGCGTCATCTGTGTGCCCGTGATCGTAATGCAATGTCCAGCAAACTTGACTTATCCCATTAACCGAGTGCTTCCTACTCACAAACAAACCTAATGCATACATCTACTAAAACCCTCTCCTCAGTATTTCGATACATCGATGTTGTACTTCTATCTGATAATAACCTCTCGCTGTATCCAAGAAACATTTAAAATCTGGATAGGAAACCGTGTAAGGGGTATCGCACATTCTATATACACGAAATAGATAAACACAGACCTATAAAGTAGGTACCAGCATGTTTATTTCCCGTTAGAAAAAACAAAGTCGGAGCACCAGATACCCTGTTTTTATACTAACAGTTTATGACTAGGCACCCCCAgtgtttatgttattttttcCTTGTACAGCATgggttttgtaaatatttttgtgtttatttgaattaaCTGCGCCTACCTGCTCTGAGATGCGATACAAGGGTAAAGTCAGAGTTGCATCATTGCATTCGACGCTACACACAAATGTACGCTAAAAAGTTTCCCAAAAATTATTTAGAATACACTGTAGTATTGAAAGCACTTTTTATTTTGAGACCCTCCACTACATACTTTTAACCAATGTAGTAAAAGCCAAAATGTTGTTATACTGATAAGACTAATGGTGTGTAGAGAGGgtgctttttaatatttaactcaAATCGAGTTTGCATGCGTATAAGGCAGTAGGGGTATCTAAATTTTGGCTTGTCAAGCCACCTGAGCTCGTTTCGCTGACACTTACAGGCCCTAACGAAGAAAGAGCATAAGAACGGAGTGATGTCACCGGACAGCCCCGAAGCGGAGCCGGAATACAACCTGACGCCGCGAACCGAGGCCAAGTACTCGAAGATCGATGAGGAGTTCCAAATGATGATGCAGAGAAACCAATTGAACGGCAGCCGAGTTGGAGTTGGAGTGACGGGCAGCAACTACAACCTGCCAGTTAGCGTCCCAGTCGGAAGTTATGATCAATCACTGTTACAAGCTAGTCCACAAATGCATACCTCTATCAGCCCACGACCTTCATCCTCGGAAACCGATTCAGGTGTGTATCTTTTAATATTAAGTCCTTTCAATCAAAGtttttcaaaattataaattttgtCAACTAGGTTGAAGAAGGTAGAAGATTGACTGATTTTCTTGTCTACGTTTTCAGTATACCCCGGCGGCGGAATGCTCGAGATGTCAAACGGATACCCAGGCTCAGGATCCCCGTTGGGGGCGGCTTGCACCCCGTCCCCGTCCCCGGGGCCCGCTCCGTCCCCCCACCGGCACCCCCACAAGTCACATGGACACGCACCGCCCCCGCATCACTCGCCACGCCACAACAACCTGCGCGTCGTGCTGCCTAGCTCGATGCCGCCACCTCAGGACGATATATCTTACACTGGAGAAGTGAGTCTCTTTCTTTCATTAAATTAGTTAAACGCATCAACGTAAAGACTCCTATGTATCAATACATTTGAAAATATCACCTCTTGCATCAACAGAACAATCATGAGCTGTACTCTGTACCTGTACTCTGttgtgaaaaaccttgggggaggcctttgaccagcagtggatgtcatttggctgaaacgaacgaacgaacgagctcTGTACCTAGACAAACTTGCTCGTCAATTGCCAGAGACTGAAAGGAGCAAAAGTGTCACAAAGCCTGCGAATTCGTTTACATGATTAGCTATTCATAAAATCTCACAACTACGATGTCATTTTAATCTAGATAGTGTTATAGGTATTTTAGCAAGTCTTTAAGCTTTTCgatttaaacataattaaacTACGTATACTGCCCGAagggtacctactcgtacatgaAATTCGATGCTTGTCTTTGGGAGCACATTGCGCATTAGTAGATTGTTGACGATGGCCTCCTGACTCGAATTTAGGTTACTTACATCGACTATTCATCTGAACGTACGTGTGCTCATTTTGTGTGGTATGCTTCTTTTCTGGAAGGCGTCCAAATGCGTTCGAAAATCCGAGTGTCGTAGACGACATTAATGACTTGACACAAATGTCAACGTACCAGCGAGGCAGTTTGTCATCGGAAACTGAACGATTacgttttaattattattttgtttttaaattggcTTATACTCGAAAAATTGCTAACTATATTtgatattaaacgttttataaacAGATAAATATTTAACGACTTGTAGCAAAATCATTATCTAAATACgagtacaataaaaataaatgttttaccTAATAAAACACTAAATAACTtagttattactttttaaactacttacttgataatattattatttaaaagatactACCTACATCTAAACGATTTATGATTATTCGTGACCATGAAAAATCGTATCTCCAAAACTTCACCTCTAACTGGCACAAAACAGTTGAACAAAAAACTATATTCAATATTGTCTATTAATTTCCATTACAGACACCGCTAAGCTACTCAGGAATCGGCAACTTCGGACCACAGGACTTCAGCATGTCATCGGATATGGGCATCGGACTATCATGGGGCGCGCACCAGCTGCAGACGTTACAGCACAACAGGTACATGTCTGTGCCCAATTTTTATTCCTTCTTACCTAGATTTAGTTAGTTTTAACATTTATATTACGCgccaataaaatacaatattgaaACAGACTATATTGGCAATATTTGCAGCCAAATTTTGTACTTTAGAACTCTAATGTttgtcttaaaaaaaatattggcgcGGAATATAGTATAGAACTGTGGCCGTAAGAAACATTATCGaatcttttaaaaatttaaCGATTTCTATTGTTTTGTCGAAAGTGACAAGAATATCAGTTTACGTACAAAAATACTCTAATTTATTATTCATGACCACAGTACCGTCACAATTCTATAACACGTTTGGTAACTAATTTCCTTACAAAATTAGAGACTAACATAGAATTAGTGGATATTTTTGACGTAGGTGTAGGTAGTGTATTTTTCTATCGATAGTAAAATAAAGGTGGTGGTAATGTAGCTTAATCAGATAATATATCTATGCAGCTAGCTTGcttttattacattaaaatagcggtatttatgaatactatttttaaaacaaataaaacaatgacCACAGATGTTGCACTAATAATATTGAACTATATGTATAGGTAGGTAAACAAACAAAAGTAAACAAAGAATATAAGCAGTGATCGAAAGGAATTTTGCCTGTTATTATATCTCACAATTCCCACTACAATGACGCCACAAAAGGCTAGATGACTCAAACCAATTTAGGTAAAATATTGTAACAATATTCAGGACGC
Proteins encoded in this window:
- the LOC135086014 gene encoding myocyte-specific enhancer factor 2 isoform X3 — translated: MGRKKIQISRITDERNRQVTFNKRKFGVMKKAYELSVLCDCEIALIIFSSNNKLYQYASTDMDKVLLKYTEYNEPHESLTNRNIIEALTKKEHKNGVMSPDSPEAEPEYNLTPRTEAKYSKIDEEFQMMMQRNQLNGSRVGVGVTGSNYNLPVSVPVGSYDQSLLQASPQMHTSISPRPSSSETDSVYPGGGMLEMSNGYPGSGSPLGAACTPSPSPGPAPSPHRHPHKSHGHAPPPHHSPRHNNLRVVLPSSMPPPQDDISYTGETPLSYSGIGNFGPQDFSMSSDMGIGLSWGAHQLQTLQHNRYISSLPVLGGGGTPPPASSPSNVKIKAEPVSPPRAPDHMHRAPPPAPAPQPAHLSGVIDGSVTSSNMGSPAGQDMRHSNVPLDYEQPHTKRQRIEGWAT
- the LOC135086014 gene encoding myocyte-specific enhancer factor 2 isoform X4, yielding MGRKKIQISRITDERNRQVTFNKRKFGVMKKAYELSVLCDCEIALIIFSSNNKLYQYASTDMDKVLLKYTEYNEPHESLTNRNIIEALTKKEHKNGVMSPDSPEAEPEYNLTPRTEAKYSKIDEEFQMMMQRNQLNGSRVGVGVTGSNYNLPVSVPVGSYDQSLLQASPQMHTSISPRPSSSETDSVYPGGGMLEMSNGYPGSGSPLGAACTPSPSPGPAPSPHRHPHKSHGHAPPPHHSPRHNNLRVVLPSSMPPPQDDISYTGETPLSYSGIGNFGPQDFSMSSDMGIGLSWGAHQLQTLQHNSSLPVLGGGGTPPPASSPSNVKIKAEPVSPPRAPDHMHRAPPPAPAPQPAHLSGVIDGMCGSVTSSNMGSPAGQDMRHSNVPLDYEQPHTKRQRIEGWAT
- the LOC135086014 gene encoding myocyte-specific enhancer factor 2 isoform X7, whose translation is MGRKKIQISRITDERNRQVTFNKRKFGVMKKAYELSVLCDCEIALIIFSSNNKLYQYASTDMDKVLLKYTEYNEPHESLTNRNIIEALTKKEHKNGVMSPDSPEAEPEYNLTPRTEAKYSKIDEEFQMMMQRNQLNGSRVGVGVTGSNYNLPVSVPVGSYDQSLLQASPQMHTSISPRPSSSETDSVYPGGGMLEMSNGYPGSGSPLGAACTPSPSPGPAPSPHRHPHKSHGHAPPPHHSPRHNNLRVVLPSSMPPPQDDISYTGETPLSYSGIGNFGPQDFSMSSDMGIGLSWGAHQLQTLQHNSSLPVLGGGGTPPPASSPSNVKIKAEPVSPPRAPDHMHRAPPPAPAPQPAHLSGVIDGSVTSSNMGSPAGQDMRHSNVPLDYEQPHTKRQRIEGWAT
- the LOC135086014 gene encoding myocyte-specific enhancer factor 2 isoform X5 — protein: MGRKKIQISRITDERNRQVTFNKRKFGVMKKAYELSVLCDCEIALIIFSSNNKLYQYASTDMDKVLLKYTEYNEPHESLTNRNIIEKEHKNGVMSPDSPEAEPEYNLTPRTEAKYSKIDEEFQMMMQRNQLNGSRVGVGVTGSNYNLPVSVPVGSYDQSLLQASPQMHTSISPRPSSSETDSVYPGGGMLEMSNGYPGSGSPLGAACTPSPSPGPAPSPHRHPHKSHGHAPPPHHSPRHNNLRVVLPSSMPPPQDDISYTGETPLSYSGIGNFGPQDFSMSSDMGIGLSWGAHQLQTLQHNRYISSLPVLGGGGTPPPASSPSNVKIKAEPVSPPRAPDHMHRAPPPAPAPQPAHLSGVIDGMCGSVTSSNMGSPAGQDMRHSNVPLDYEQPHTKRQRIEGWAT
- the LOC135086014 gene encoding myocyte-specific enhancer factor 2 isoform X2; this translates as MGRKKIQISRITDERNRQVTFNKRKFGVMKKAYELSVLCDCEIALIIFSSNNKLYQYASTDMDKVLLKYTEYNEPHESLTNRNIIEALTKKEHKNGVMSPDSPEAEPEYNLTPRTEAKYSKIDEEFQMMMQRNQLNGSRVGVGVTGSNYNLPVSVPVGSYDQSLLQASPQMHTSISPRPSSSETDSVYPGGGMLEMSNGYPGSGSPLGAACTPSPSPGPAPSPHRHPHKSHGHAPPPHHSPRHNNLRVVLPSSMPPPQDDISYTGETPLSYSGIGNFGPQDFSMSSDMGIGLSWGAHQLQTLQHNSSSLPVLGGGGTPPPASSPSNVKIKAEPVSPPRAPDHMHRAPPPAPAPQPAHLSGVIDGMCGSVTSSNMGSPAGQDMRHSNVPLDYEQPHTKRQRIEGWAT
- the LOC135086014 gene encoding myocyte-specific enhancer factor 2 isoform X1; translation: MGRKKIQISRITDERNRQVTFNKRKFGVMKKAYELSVLCDCEIALIIFSSNNKLYQYASTDMDKVLLKYTEYNEPHESLTNRNIIEALTKKEHKNGVMSPDSPEAEPEYNLTPRTEAKYSKIDEEFQMMMQRNQLNGSRVGVGVTGSNYNLPVSVPVGSYDQSLLQASPQMHTSISPRPSSSETDSVYPGGGMLEMSNGYPGSGSPLGAACTPSPSPGPAPSPHRHPHKSHGHAPPPHHSPRHNNLRVVLPSSMPPPQDDISYTGETPLSYSGIGNFGPQDFSMSSDMGIGLSWGAHQLQTLQHNRYISSLPVLGGGGTPPPASSPSNVKIKAEPVSPPRAPDHMHRAPPPAPAPQPAHLSGVIDGMCGSVTSSNMGSPAGQDMRHSNVPLDYEQPHTKRQRIEGWAT
- the LOC135086014 gene encoding myocyte-specific enhancer factor 2 isoform X6 → MGRKKIQISRITDERNRQVTFNKRKFGVMKKAYELSVLCDCEIALIIFSSNNKLYQYASTDMDKVLLKYTEYNEPHESLTNRNIIEKEHKNGVMSPDSPEAEPEYNLTPRTEAKYSKIDEEFQMMMQRNQLNGSRVGVGVTGSNYNLPVSVPVGSYDQSLLQASPQMHTSISPRPSSSETDSVYPGGGMLEMSNGYPGSGSPLGAACTPSPSPGPAPSPHRHPHKSHGHAPPPHHSPRHNNLRVVLPSSMPPPQDDISYTGETPLSYSGIGNFGPQDFSMSSDMGIGLSWGAHQLQTLQHNRYISSLPVLGGGGTPPPASSPSNVKIKAEPVSPPRAPDHMHRAPPPAPAPQPAHLSGVIDGSVTSSNMGSPAGQDMRHSNVPLDYEQPHTKRQRIEGWAT